GAGCAGAAGATTCTAGGAGCCGAAAGGGAAAGCCCTCAGATCCCAGATGACCATACAGAGAGTTGGTCTCTTCCTATGCTGAGTCTAGAATCTCATGTTTGTTAACGGAGCCCAGAGATCTGAGACGGGCTGGCACAGGCTGGGGTGAGAGAACTTGACTTGAACTTGGTTATAATGGGGAAAGGGATCCTTGGGAGCTGCCCTGAGTCCAGCTGGAGGGGAATCTGCATACTCACCTGCCTTCCTAAGAGTGTAAGGTGGTCAGGAGATAGATAGGCAAGGAGGTCCCCCACTCTTAAACTAGGAACATTCTCACTGACACTAATAGAACTTTCTGCACTAATGTGACaattgagcacttgaaatatagCTACTGTGACTGAGGCACTGCATTTTAAATtggatttcattttaattaattcacaTTTACATTGAAGTAGCCATCTGTGGCTAGCACTACCATATTGGATAGAATATTGGAGAAGACTTGAGATCCAGACTGGGAGCGAGAGACAGAAATATCAGTTTATAGTCTACACAGCACCTTTGGTAAGGAGGGTCAGAAACTAAATTCTAGAACCTAACTCCATGAAGGAGAGTTCCCAGGGTCCAAATGCTTGcaacacatgcatgcacacacccaTGCTGGACTGGTGTGCCTCAGGGAATCCACACATGCATTTGTGTGCCATCCAGAAGACTGACACCCAGGGCTGATCCAGGAGTTcaccatgtatgtatgtatacagacTCCCAGGCACACAGAGATGATGTGTTCCTGAGTTTCTGTGTGCTTGTGTACCTGGGCAGGCAGGCGAGCAAGGGTCACTAGTCCAGCAGGTCTTGCAAAAAGGCCCACATGTACTGGTGCATCTCCTGGGGGTGGCTCTGGGGGATCCAGTGCCCCGCATCTGGCAGGATGTGGGCCTCCAGTCGGCCTGGCACAAAGCGTCTACTAATGGCTCCCACCAGCCCCACCTCCATGTAGGGGTCCTTCTCCCCCCACAGCAGCAGTGTGGGTGTggccagctcctggggctccagaGGGAAGTTCCTATGgccaagacagacagacagacaggcagaaGGATGGCTACTCCTACTCCCTGTCCCTGGAACTCTTCTGCGCTTTTACCCTGGGTCCAGTCTTACCTGAAGAGGTTTCGGTAGTAGTTGATGGGCCCTGTGAGACCACCAGGCTGAGAGAAGTTATAAAGGAATGCCTCAAGTTCACTGGGGGTCAAGTGTGGGATGCCTGTCTTGTAGTGGGTGAGGGTAGTCTTCAGGATCTGGGCACAGAACAGGGCTCTGACTTCAGTGTCCAGCCTTCCTAGTCCCAACCTGCTACCCCACACCCCTAGGCCTCCACCCCTCTGCACCTGGAAGTCAGACATGGACAGCAATTTCTCTGGCAGCCAAGGAAGCTGGAACAGGAACATGTAGTTCGATCGGAAGAACTGGCCAATGTGGCGTATTGAGTAGTCTGGGAAGGGAATGAGGGGAAGACAACACAAGAGCTTGGGCCCGGAATGACTCTGCACTCTTGTATCCCAACACCCCTGTCAGGCACACAGTCCTCAAGAATACCGCCACTGCCTGCCTTGCTATGAAGACACTTTGTCCCATTCCTGGCCCAGGTACCAGCTTTCTTCCTTGCCAGGTAGTCACTGTATTCACAGTGCCTCCCTCTACCTCTTCGAAGCTCCCACAGCCACCAGTATGCTTCTGCTGCCTAGGCCTGGAAGCATTCACTGGCATTTATGTGCCAGGTCTGGTTCTAGACTTTGGAGACCCAAAAGTGAATAGGACAGAAAAActtcctgccctcaaggagctttCAATCTAGAGTTGGAAACAGATAGGAAACAACAATGGTGGTGGGGGCTGAGCAGTTTTGACTACAATGGTGGGAATTAAAATCAAGTGAGGGCTGGAgggatagttcagtggtagaacacttgcttgtctagcatgcatgaagccctagtTTCAACCCCCAGTaagacaaaaagtaaataaataataattaaaatcaggtgATATGGGTGGGGATAGAGTATAAATAGCAGACAGAGCCCAAGCTTAACATGCTTGAAGCCCTGTGTACAATCCCCAGGAACAAACTCACCCCCCAAAATGCCCCAAATCAGGTGATGTGATAAGACATTGGGTGGACAGAAATGACCATCTCATGCTATTATAGCAGTGGTTGCTTAGTTGTCTATGTCTTCACCACCAAGAAAGCATTCAACCTCCCTCGTCTCAGTCTCTTCTAGGTGGAACATATTTTTGTCTAAGACCAGGAGCCCTGGGTAGGTTACTGTATACAGGCTCCCTGTTAGAGGCAACCTGTAAAGGTTGAACGTTGCtcatctgaaaatctgaaatgttccaaaattcAAAAGTTTTGAATGCTAACATGATACCACAAATGCAAAATTTCACACTGGACCTCTGATGGGTCATGtctataaacttttttaaaaatatttttatagtagatgaatataatacctttattttattcttatgtgggctgaggatcaaacccagtgcctcacacatacttggcaagtgctctaccaactgagctataatcccagccctctacaaacttttttttacatataaaattgttaaaaactattctacagggggctggggttgtggctcagtggtagagcgctcgccttgcatgtgcaaggcgctgggtttgatcctcaacaccacataaaaataaataaataaataaatacaactacaactaaaaaaaaaaaaaacccactattcTACAAATTACCTTATGTCTGAGTGCaaggtatatatgaaaaaatgaactatttctttttttctctttttttccccccagtactggggactgaacccagagggtCTTAACCATGGAGtcaccttcccagccctttttgtattttatttagagatggtctcgctgagctgcttagggcctcattaagttgctgaggctggctttgcacttgtgattctcctgccttagtctcccaagccactaggattacaggtgtgtacctccACACCTGGCTgaattatgaattatttcatgtttagacttcaGTCCCATTTTACTATGTACAAAttgtaaaatctaaaaattttgaaatctgaaatacttctggtcctaggcaacaactttttttttcagtgctggggattaaatttagGCCTCAACCATGCTAGATAAGCATTTTAGCACTAAGCTATAATCCTTCAACTTGTATTTGAAAGTGCTTAAAAAATGTGGGTCACTCTTAAGTGTGCTGTCATTGATTTTCAATTGAGAAGTGACACAGGGAAGGGATCCAAGTTCACTGCTATACTCCTAACCCTTGGCATGAATGGAGAAGTGCAAATACAAACGTATACCCGTGTACGCTGGCACATCCCAGCCTTCATGACACACCTTGGTACACTGACATGGGGGGAGCGCTGACCACAACCATCCGCTCTACCAGGGATGGGAAGTAGATGGAGAAATTCCAGGCAAGGAGAGCGCCCCAGTCATGGCTCACAAGGATGCACTTGGAGTAACCTGGAGGACAGAGGAGTTGGTGTAAGATGTCAGGTAGGAGTGAGGCAGGGTGGGCAACATGAGTCCCAGCAAGGAGTAAGAATGAGGAGATGGGCATGTACAGGATGGGGGAAGCCTTGTCTGAATGGGGTTGAGTCCTCACCCAGGCCCAGGATAACATCCTGGATGTCAGCCATCAGCAGGTCGATGGTGTAACAGTCCACATCTCTTGGTGCATCAGAAGGGCCATAGCCACGCAGGTCCACAGCCACGACATGGAAGTGGCTCTCGAACTCCCTGAGCTGGTGGCGCCAGGAGAACCTGCTCAGCAGGAGGGAGTGTGGGGGGAAGTTGAGTCAGGGCCCCCAGGAGGCACTTCCATCCTA
This is a stretch of genomic DNA from Ictidomys tridecemlineatus isolate mIctTri1 chromosome 2, mIctTri1.hap1, whole genome shotgun sequence. It encodes these proteins:
- the Ephx3 gene encoding epoxide hydrolase 3, giving the protein MPELVVTALLAPSRLSLKLLRAFMWSLVYSAALVAGAIYGCIALTHVLCRPRRGCCGRPRRAAPACLKDPTLGKHDFLSLRSSGLRLHYVSAGHGKGPLMLFLHGFPENWFSWRHQLREFESHFHVVAVDLRGYGPSDAPRDVDCYTIDLLMADIQDVILGLGYSKCILVSHDWGALLAWNFSIYFPSLVERMVVVSAPPMSVYQDYSIRHIGQFFRSNYMFLFQLPWLPEKLLSMSDFQILKTTLTHYKTGIPHLTPSELEAFLYNFSQPGGLTGPINYYRNLFRNFPLEPQELATPTLLLWGEKDPYMEVGLVGAISRRFVPGRLEAHILPDAGHWIPQSHPQEMHQYMWAFLQDLLD